The Triticum urartu cultivar G1812 unplaced genomic scaffold, Tu2.1 TuUngrouped_contig_8854, whole genome shotgun sequence genome has a segment encoding these proteins:
- the LOC125532029 gene encoding uncharacterized protein LOC125532029 translates to MVPSRVITYSWRSYHGDLLVNDSIVFRGRSVFRLREELAGRLAVGALALANLGVDDIVMCLPTRDGRLFPLLVDLPNSRRCLAIAIAITDTLAHAALRFADVDAE, encoded by the exons ATGGTGCCGTCGCGGGTGATCACTTACTCGTGGAGGAGCTACCATGGGGACCTCCTCGTCAACGACTCCATCGTGTTCAGGGGGAGGTCCGTGTTCCGCCTGAGGGAGGAGCTGGCCGGGCGGCTGGCCGTGGGCGCCCTTGCCCTTGCAAACTTGGGCGTCGACGACATCGTCATGTGCCTCCCCACACGTGACGGCCGGCTTTTCCCGCTCCTCGTCGACCTGCCCAACAGCCGCCGGTGCCTCGCCATCGCCATCGCCATCACCGACACGCTTG CCCACGCGGCGCTGCGGTTCGCGGATGTCGATGCAGAGTAG